One Leopardus geoffroyi isolate Oge1 chromosome C1, O.geoffroyi_Oge1_pat1.0, whole genome shotgun sequence DNA segment encodes these proteins:
- the LOC123599721 gene encoding uncharacterized protein LOC123599721, whose amino-acid sequence MGAGPRARSCCRSWAALGAVTAAPRDGLRAPGPARPAPLPPRWLAARGARAPAASWFVARGEGRASRPPRGGGLGPEGAGGLEPSCDITADTAVCSAPSGTGGDQSIAHSSSRRDDATGRPPPASPPIMPWVETPTRCPPHFSRSSAPTVLTPCLRSLTSVDQVTRCCRATRANPACVNLSSGFPGHPDRLASLLPPTSTGHPRGWHL is encoded by the exons ATGGGCGCGGGTCCCCGAGCGCGGAGCTGCTGCCGCTCCTGGGCTGCGCTGGGCGCTGTGACGGCGGCACCGCGTGACGGGCTGcgcgcccccggcccggcccgccccgCGCCCCTCCCGCCGCGCTGGTTGGCTGCGCGCGGCGCCCGAGCCCCAGCCGCCAGCTGGTTTGTCGCGCGGGGAGAAGGACGGGCGTCGCGGCCGCctcggggaggggggctgggaccggagggggcggggggcctggAGCCGAGCTGTGACATCACCGCCGACACCGCGGTCTGCTCG GCTCCGTCGGGCACTGGAGGGGACCAGAGCATCGCGCACAGCTCTTCTCGCAGGGATGATGCAACCGGCCGGCCGCCTCCCGCTTCTCCTCCCATCATGCCTTGGGTGGAGACCCCCACCCGCTGCCCGCCCCACTTCTCCAGGTCGTCAGCCCCCACGGTCCTCACACCCTGCCTCCGCAGCCTAACTTCCGTGGACCAGGTCACACGCTGCTGCCGGGCCACACGGGCAAACCCAGCCTGCGTCAACCTGTCCAGCGGCTTCCCAGGCCACCCAGACCGACTGGCATCGCTGTTGCCACCGACCTCCACCGGCCACCCTAGGGGGTGGCACCTTTGA